A single Streptomyces sp. NBC_01381 DNA region contains:
- a CDS encoding cupin — protein MTTTYDLQLLADEHLARAEGSAHGRSAHLLLSEPPLRQSVIALTAGNALDEHSRPVAATLQVLRGTVRLTAAAGDVTLVAGQLLPIPPERHGLTAVTDAAVLLTAVTS, from the coding sequence ATGACCACGACGTACGACCTGCAACTCCTTGCCGACGAGCACCTGGCGCGGGCCGAGGGCTCCGCGCACGGGCGCAGCGCACATCTGCTGCTGAGCGAGCCTCCGCTGCGGCAGAGCGTGATCGCCCTGACGGCGGGCAATGCCCTCGACGAGCACAGCAGGCCCGTCGCCGCGACCCTGCAGGTGCTGCGCGGCACGGTGCGGCTGACGGCCGCCGCCGGGGACGTCACGCTCGTCGCGGGGCAGCTCCTCCCGATCCCGCCGGAACGCCACGGCCTGACCGCGGTCACGGACGCCGCGGTGCTCCTGACGGCCGTCACGTCCTGA